A genomic stretch from Schistocerca gregaria isolate iqSchGreg1 unplaced genomic scaffold, iqSchGreg1.2 ptg000169l, whole genome shotgun sequence includes:
- the LOC126302175 gene encoding NADH-ubiquinone oxidoreductase chain 5-like: MAGLGANFEFDLKKIIALSTLRQLGLIIRILAIGYPKLAFFHLLAHALFKALLFICAGSIIHNLKDSQDIRFIGSIVNFIPLTSVCFNVSSLSLCGIPFLAGFYSKDLILEMVCLR; encoded by the coding sequence atggctggattgggcgctaattttgagtttgatttaaagaagattattgctctttctactttaagacaacttggtttaataataagaattttggctataggttatccaaagcttgcattttttcatttattggctcatgctctatttaaggcattattatttatatgtgcaggttcaataattcataatttgaaggattctcaggatatacgttttataggatcaattgttaatttcatacctttaacttcagtttgttttaatgtttctagtttatctttgtgtggaataccttttttagcgggattttattcaaaggatttaattcttgagatggtttgtttaagatga
- the LOC126302174 gene encoding NADH-ubiquinone oxidoreductase chain 5-like → MAGLGDNFEFDLKKIIALSTLRQLGLIIRILAIGYPKLAFFHLLAHALFKALLFICAGSIIHNLKDSQDIRFIGSIVNFIPLTSVCFNVSSLSLCGIPFLAGFYSKDLILEMVCLR, encoded by the coding sequence atggctggattgggcgataattttgagtttgatttaaagaagattattgctctttctactttaagacaacttggtttaataataagaattttggctataggttatccaaagcttgcattttttcatttattggctcatgctttatttaaggcattattatttatatgtgcaggttcaataattcataatttgaaggattctcaggatattcgttttataggatcaattgttaatttcatacctttaacttcagtttgttttaatgtttctagtttatctttgtgtggaataccttttttagcgggattttattcaaaggatttaattcttgagatggtttgtttaagatga